A genomic segment from Streptomyces sp. NBC_00459 encodes:
- a CDS encoding phosphatase PAP2 family protein, with translation MVVRATAQRLRDRRRRAADRRFGIHLLGSAAVAAVAAVPFGLLLVLVEGQWQPLRRLDAGAARRLHETALEHPAWTDTLRFLSDRLWDPFTLRTVVALLTVWLLYRRAWRLAAWSAVTAVAGGLIGLLVKTVVERARPSLVDPVAHAPGFSFPSGHAMTATTSFAILLLVLLPLVPRALRSLCWCAAVVSVLGVGFTRIALGVHWFSDVVGGWLLGLAVVALTAWAFEAWRSDAGRGHADLRDGLEPELTGAHPEPGPSGREFSDRSVRG, from the coding sequence ATGGTGGTCCGCGCCACGGCCCAGCGCCTTCGTGACCGTCGCCGCCGGGCGGCCGACCGGAGATTCGGCATCCACCTGCTCGGTTCGGCCGCTGTCGCCGCCGTCGCCGCCGTCCCCTTCGGCCTGCTGCTCGTCCTGGTCGAGGGGCAGTGGCAGCCACTGCGCCGTCTCGACGCGGGCGCGGCACGGAGGTTGCACGAGACCGCCCTCGAACACCCGGCGTGGACGGACACCCTGCGCTTCCTGTCCGACCGGTTGTGGGACCCGTTCACCCTGCGGACGGTCGTCGCCCTGCTGACGGTGTGGCTGCTGTACCGACGGGCCTGGCGGCTCGCCGCCTGGTCCGCCGTGACGGCCGTGGCCGGCGGACTCATCGGGCTGCTGGTAAAGACGGTTGTCGAGCGAGCCAGGCCGTCCCTGGTGGATCCGGTCGCGCACGCACCGGGATTCTCCTTCCCGTCGGGCCACGCGATGACCGCGACCACCTCCTTCGCGATCCTGCTCCTGGTTCTGCTGCCCCTGGTCCCGCGCGCTCTGCGGTCGCTGTGCTGGTGCGCCGCGGTCGTGTCCGTGCTCGGCGTCGGCTTCACCCGGATCGCGCTCGGCGTGCACTGGTTCAGCGATGTCGTGGGCGGCTGGCTCCTGGGCCTCGCCGTGGTCGCCCTCACGGCATGGGCCTTCGAGGCCTGGCGCAGCGACGCGGGCCGCGGACATGCCGATCTGCGAGACGGCCTGGAGCCCGAACTCACCGGGGCCCACCCCGAACCCGGCCCGTCCGGCCGGGAGTTCTCCGACCGGTCCGTACGCGGCTGA
- a CDS encoding YihY/virulence factor BrkB family protein: MGTATKVPETRDMSGDELSADEALTSLRRYGRWPLLRDSFVRFRYADGFSHSRALALQTVLSVIPLAIAFVGLSTTLHTENIGRLAELTIHRLAQGPSAEVVDDALDRSRRSAGNGAQIALWFGLLFSMINVTTAMCQIERGANRIYGNERDRPFRQKYLRGLVMSLCAGIPLGLGFIVMVAGGDLAASAVTVYHLDGDARTVCEILRWPFGLLLALLSASLIFRRSPRRRQPGYTWLAFGAAVYLVLWTVLTWLLSLYLGISGSFDTVYGPLSAFMSLLIWAYLTSIALFLGLAFAAQLEAARALRPGPIQADPGV, from the coding sequence ATGGGCACCGCCACAAAGGTCCCCGAGACCCGCGACATGTCCGGCGACGAGCTCTCGGCCGACGAGGCACTGACGTCGCTGCGCCGCTACGGCCGCTGGCCGCTGCTGCGCGACTCCTTCGTCCGGTTCCGCTACGCCGACGGCTTCAGCCATTCCCGCGCGCTCGCCCTCCAGACCGTGCTGTCGGTGATCCCGCTGGCCATCGCCTTCGTCGGACTGTCCACCACGCTGCACACGGAGAACATCGGACGACTCGCCGAACTGACCATCCACCGGCTCGCACAGGGGCCCAGCGCCGAAGTCGTCGACGACGCCCTGGACCGCAGCCGCCGCAGTGCGGGAAACGGTGCACAGATCGCCCTCTGGTTCGGCCTGCTCTTCTCCATGATCAACGTCACCACCGCGATGTGCCAGATCGAACGCGGTGCCAACCGGATCTACGGAAACGAACGGGACCGCCCCTTCCGCCAGAAGTACCTGCGCGGGCTCGTGATGTCCCTCTGCGCCGGGATTCCGCTCGGCCTGGGGTTCATCGTGATGGTGGCCGGCGGTGACCTGGCCGCCTCGGCGGTGACGGTGTATCACCTCGACGGCGACGCCAGGACGGTCTGCGAGATCCTGCGCTGGCCCTTCGGCCTGCTGCTCGCCCTGCTCTCGGCCAGTCTGATCTTCCGGCGCTCCCCCCGGCGCCGACAGCCCGGCTACACCTGGCTGGCCTTCGGCGCCGCCGTGTATCTCGTGCTGTGGACGGTCCTGACCTGGCTGTTGAGTCTGTACCTGGGCATCAGCGGGTCCTTCGACACGGTCTACGGCCCGCTCAGCGCCTTCATGTCGCTGCTGATCTGGGCCTATCTGACCTCCATCGCCCTCTTTCTGGGGCTGGCGTTCGCCGCGCAGTTGGAGGCCGCGCGGGCGCTGCGGCCCGGTCCGATCCAAGCCGACCCGGGAGTCTGA
- a CDS encoding DUF5955 family protein: MTGSDEDPRVAELRTAVSRLRRELAAHPAEFPDRGIAEDELACLAAMTITGSPEIPRLRRSLLLIAGAIGSVSALARGLSDVRAAVELFGSPPRR; this comes from the coding sequence GTGACCGGCAGCGACGAGGATCCGAGAGTGGCGGAGTTGCGGACCGCGGTGTCCCGGCTGCGCCGCGAACTCGCCGCGCATCCGGCCGAGTTCCCCGACCGTGGCATCGCCGAGGACGAACTGGCCTGCCTGGCCGCGATGACGATCACCGGCAGCCCCGAAATCCCGCGCCTGCGCCGCTCGTTGCTCCTGATCGCCGGCGCGATCGGCTCGGTCAGCGCACTGGCCCGAGGGCTGTCGGACGTCCGCGCGGCGGTGGAGCTGTTCGGGAGTCCACCGCGCCGCTAG
- a CDS encoding IclR family transcriptional regulator, producing MPTPSASSTDAAKPAAAGGGVQSLERAFDLLERMADAGGEVGLSELSVSSGLPLPTIHRLMRTLVSCGYVRQQPNRRYALGPRLIRLGESASRLLGTWARPYLARLVEETGETANMALLDGDEIVYVAQVPSKHSMRMFTEVGRRVLPHSTGVGKALLANIPPDEVRSLLARTGMPAATEKTLTTPDGFLAALEDVRRLGYAVDDNEQEIGVRCLAVSVPDSPTAAAISISGPAGRVTEEATERIVPVLKQVAAELSVALASTGNPAH from the coding sequence GTGCCGACGCCCAGCGCCAGCTCCACCGACGCCGCCAAACCCGCCGCCGCCGGCGGTGGTGTCCAGTCCCTGGAGCGCGCCTTCGATCTGCTGGAGCGCATGGCGGACGCGGGCGGTGAAGTCGGCCTCAGCGAACTGTCCGTGAGCAGCGGGCTTCCTCTGCCGACCATCCACCGGCTCATGCGCACGCTCGTGTCCTGCGGTTACGTACGCCAGCAGCCCAACCGCCGGTACGCGCTGGGCCCGCGCCTGATCCGCCTCGGCGAGTCCGCGTCCCGGCTGCTCGGCACCTGGGCCCGCCCCTACCTGGCCAGGCTGGTCGAGGAGACCGGCGAGACGGCCAACATGGCGCTCCTGGACGGCGACGAGATCGTGTACGTGGCGCAGGTTCCGTCCAAGCACTCGATGCGCATGTTCACCGAGGTGGGCCGGCGCGTCCTGCCGCACTCCACCGGCGTCGGCAAGGCCCTGCTCGCCAACATCCCGCCGGACGAGGTGCGTTCCCTGCTCGCGCGTACGGGCATGCCGGCCGCGACGGAGAAGACGCTCACGACCCCGGACGGCTTCCTGGCCGCCCTGGAGGACGTGCGCCGCCTCGGTTACGCGGTCGACGACAACGAGCAGGAGATCGGCGTCCGCTGTCTCGCGGTCTCCGTTCCCGACTCCCCCACCGCTGCCGCGATCTCGATCTCGGGCCCGGCGGGACGGGTCACCGAGGAGGCGACGGAGAGGATCGTGCCCGTACTGAAGCAGGTCGCGGCCGAACTGTCGGTGGCACTGGCCAGCACGGGCAACCCCGCCCACTGA
- a CDS encoding ribonuclease domain-containing protein, producing the protein MRFPPRITRIGASVAVLSALLAGGTVTAGTAGAATSAVGSICYGDLPSQAYTTLNLIAKGGPYPYSQDGSVFQNRERLLPSQSSGYYHEYTVKTPGSSTRGARRIITGEEYQEDYYTSDHYASFDLVDYGC; encoded by the coding sequence ATGAGATTCCCCCCACGGATCACTCGTATCGGCGCTTCGGTCGCCGTCCTGTCCGCTCTCCTGGCCGGCGGTACCGTCACCGCCGGCACGGCGGGCGCCGCCACCTCGGCGGTCGGCAGCATCTGTTACGGCGACCTGCCGTCGCAGGCCTACACCACGCTCAACCTGATCGCGAAGGGCGGCCCCTACCCGTACTCGCAGGACGGCAGCGTCTTCCAGAACCGCGAACGCCTCCTGCCCAGCCAGAGCAGCGGCTACTACCACGAGTACACCGTCAAGACCCCCGGCTCCTCGACACGTGGTGCGCGCCGCATCATCACCGGCGAGGAGTACCAGGAGGACTACTACACGTCCGACCACTACGCCTCGTTCGACCTCGTCGACTACGGCTGCTGA
- a CDS encoding dihydrofolate reductase family protein, translated as MGTLTLTSFVTLDGVYQAPGGPKEDPRDGFEQGGWSVPYGDEDFGRFVEEVFGRVDAFLLGRRTYDIFASYWPKVTDPADPVASRLNALPKYVASASLKDPRWAGTSVLGGDLGKEVTALKERTDREVQVHGSGALAQSLLALDLVDKVHLLTFPVVLGAGRRLFAEGAVPTAFRHVGGRTTAAGVSIQTYELAGRPEYGTYELPKNA; from the coding sequence ATGGGCACCCTCACCCTCACCTCCTTCGTCACCCTCGACGGTGTCTACCAGGCCCCCGGCGGCCCCAAGGAGGACCCGCGGGACGGCTTCGAGCAGGGCGGCTGGAGCGTCCCGTACGGGGACGAGGACTTCGGCCGGTTCGTCGAGGAGGTCTTCGGACGCGTCGACGCCTTCCTCCTGGGCCGCCGTACGTACGACATCTTCGCCTCGTACTGGCCCAAGGTCACCGACCCCGCCGACCCGGTCGCGTCCCGGCTGAACGCCCTGCCGAAGTACGTCGCCTCCGCGAGCCTCAAGGACCCCCGGTGGGCCGGCACGAGCGTGCTGGGCGGCGACCTCGGTAAAGAGGTCACCGCTCTCAAGGAGCGCACCGACCGTGAGGTCCAGGTGCACGGCAGCGGTGCCCTCGCCCAGTCCCTCCTCGCCCTCGACCTCGTCGACAAGGTCCATCTGCTGACCTTCCCGGTCGTCCTCGGCGCCGGGCGCCGCCTCTTCGCGGAGGGCGCCGTCCCGACCGCCTTCCGGCACGTCGGAGGCCGTACGACCGCGGCGGGCGTCTCCATCCAGACCTACGAGCTCGCGGGCCGCCCGGAGTACGGCACGTACGAGCTCCCGAAGAACGCGTAA
- a CDS encoding nucleotidyltransferase family protein has translation MTEKPDQVAGLLLAAGGGRRLGGRPKALLEHRGHLLVERAAEALRAAGCTPVHVVLGAQSDDVRKRAELPGCVLVDNPEWAEGMGSSLRAGLTSLRGTGARAALVSLVDQPGIGPEAMARVLAAYVSEASLAAASYGGTRGHPVLFGAAHWTGVAAAAVGDRGARDYLKVHSDAIALVECGDVGQPYDIDTPADLDHLT, from the coding sequence ATGACGGAGAAACCGGACCAGGTGGCGGGGCTGCTGCTCGCGGCAGGCGGAGGGCGACGGCTCGGTGGGCGACCCAAGGCCCTGCTCGAACACCGTGGACACCTCCTCGTCGAACGCGCGGCCGAAGCCCTGCGCGCGGCGGGCTGCACCCCGGTCCATGTCGTCCTCGGGGCGCAGTCCGACGACGTGCGGAAACGGGCGGAGCTGCCCGGGTGCGTCCTGGTGGACAACCCGGAGTGGGCGGAGGGCATGGGGTCCTCGCTGCGGGCCGGGCTGACGTCCCTGCGCGGCACAGGGGCCCGCGCGGCCCTCGTCTCGCTCGTCGACCAACCGGGCATCGGACCGGAGGCCATGGCCCGCGTCCTCGCCGCGTACGTCTCCGAGGCGTCCCTGGCGGCGGCCTCGTACGGCGGAACACGCGGGCATCCCGTGCTGTTCGGCGCCGCCCACTGGACGGGCGTCGCGGCGGCGGCGGTCGGTGACCGTGGCGCCCGTGACTACCTCAAGGTCCACTCCGACGCGATCGCACTCGTCGAGTGCGGCGACGTGGGGCAGCCGTACGACATCGACACGCCCGCCGACCTGGACCATCTGACGTGA
- the allB gene encoding allantoinase AllB — translation MSDIELVLRSTRVITPEGTRAATVAVADGRIAAVLPYEADVPPGARLEDFGDDVLLPGLVDTHVHVNDPGRTEWEGFWTATRAAAAGGITTLVDMPLNSLPPTTTVDHLRTKREVAAGKAHIDVGFWGGALPDNVKDLRPLHDAGVFGFKAFLSPSGVDEFPHLDQERLARSMAEIAGFDGLLIVHAEDPHHLDSAPQRGGPEYAHFLASRPRGAEDRAIADLIEQARRLHARVHVLHLSSSDALPLIAAAKADGVRITVETCPHYLTLTAEEVPDGASEFKCCPPIREAANQDLLWQALADGTIDCVVTDHSPSTADLKTADFATAWGGISGLQLSLAAVWTEARTRGHSLEDVVRWMSTRTAALVGLGARKGAIEAGRDADFAVLAPDETFTVDPAALQHRNRVTAYAGKTLSGVVRSTWLRGERIVAEGEFTEPKGQLLTRVP, via the coding sequence GTGTCCGACATCGAACTGGTGCTGCGTTCGACGCGCGTCATCACGCCCGAGGGGACGCGTGCGGCCACCGTGGCGGTCGCCGACGGCCGGATCGCGGCCGTCCTCCCGTACGAGGCCGACGTACCGCCCGGCGCGCGCCTGGAGGACTTCGGCGACGACGTCCTGCTGCCCGGGCTGGTCGACACCCACGTACACGTCAACGACCCCGGACGCACGGAGTGGGAGGGCTTCTGGACCGCCACGCGTGCCGCGGCGGCCGGCGGCATCACCACCCTCGTCGACATGCCTCTCAACTCCCTCCCGCCGACGACCACGGTCGACCACCTCCGTACCAAGCGGGAGGTGGCCGCCGGCAAGGCGCACATCGACGTCGGATTCTGGGGCGGCGCGCTGCCCGACAACGTCAAGGACCTGCGCCCCCTGCACGATGCCGGTGTCTTCGGCTTCAAGGCGTTCCTGTCGCCGTCCGGTGTGGACGAGTTCCCGCACCTCGACCAGGAGCGACTCGCCCGGTCCATGGCCGAGATCGCCGGCTTCGACGGACTCCTCATCGTGCACGCCGAGGACCCGCACCACCTCGACTCGGCCCCGCAGCGGGGCGGCCCCGAGTACGCCCACTTCCTCGCCTCGCGCCCGCGCGGCGCGGAGGACAGGGCGATCGCCGACCTGATCGAGCAGGCGAGGCGTCTGCACGCGCGCGTGCACGTCCTGCACCTGTCGTCGAGCGACGCGCTGCCGCTGATCGCGGCGGCGAAGGCGGACGGCGTGCGGATCACCGTGGAGACGTGTCCGCACTATCTGACCCTCACCGCCGAGGAAGTCCCGGACGGGGCCAGCGAGTTCAAGTGCTGCCCGCCCATCAGGGAGGCCGCCAACCAGGATCTGCTGTGGCAGGCGCTGGCCGACGGCACGATCGACTGCGTGGTCACCGACCACTCACCGTCCACCGCCGACCTGAAGACCGCCGACTTCGCCACGGCGTGGGGCGGCATCTCGGGGCTCCAGCTGAGCCTCGCGGCGGTGTGGACCGAGGCGCGGACCCGGGGCCACTCCCTGGAGGACGTCGTGCGCTGGATGTCCACACGCACGGCCGCACTTGTGGGCCTCGGCGCACGCAAGGGCGCCATCGAGGCGGGCCGGGACGCCGACTTCGCGGTACTCGCGCCGGACGAGACGTTCACCGTGGACCCGGCCGCCCTGCAACACCGCAACCGCGTGACCGCGTACGCGGGCAAAACCCTCAGCGGCGTCGTCAGATCGACGTGGCTGCGCGGCGAACGCATCGTGGCGGAGGGCGAGTTCACCGAACCGAAGGGTCAACTCCTCACCCGCGTGCCTTGA
- a CDS encoding diacylglycerol kinase family protein, whose protein sequence is MPTAVPERATGATGEGPDVRPGRSSALPRGTGRTAARIGALTVCQAALMVGFGLLITGPARHVWPLTVEDNVNEGFERIRTGPLTTLSYLGSEAGNTLTVIAVTLLACVALLLVPRLPMWRQAVFLAVAVSLQSLVFLAVTESVDRTRPDVQRVDDSPPTSSYTSGHTGAATALYAGLAVLVLARVRRPWRWPLAGLLFLVPLAVGVARLYRGMHHPTDVIGGLANGALSLLIVGRALFTDGSVAAVPSPRTGPDDATAGAREREPGSTAVIFNPTVTGEAALEKLRRVLEQHGHRAPAFIETTADDPGTGQAAGAVRDGATLIVVCGGDGTVRAAADALAGSGVPLVVVPCGTGNLLARNLGLPLNPSAALDAALSGAPRRLDLGHIEGDGLAPTHFAAMSGAGLDAAMLEHTDDRAKSAVGWPAYVLATVATLRTPRMRLTVRLDDAPVLHRTARMVLLANVGTVQGGLTLLPAARPDDGLLDLLILDPRGPGGWMRAVGVLMRGRSRNSRPATVDHLVPEGTGTKGVPVEFLTFRRAELTFAAPQSRELDGDPVSHGRRLTAEVRPGALTVLLPTRGK, encoded by the coding sequence ATGCCGACCGCCGTACCGGAAAGAGCCACAGGAGCGACTGGAGAAGGACCCGACGTCCGGCCGGGCCGCTCGTCCGCCCTGCCCCGCGGCACCGGCAGGACCGCCGCGCGCATCGGCGCACTGACCGTCTGCCAGGCAGCCCTGATGGTGGGCTTCGGGCTCCTGATCACGGGACCCGCCCGGCACGTGTGGCCCCTGACGGTCGAGGACAACGTCAACGAGGGATTCGAGCGGATCCGTACGGGCCCGCTCACCACCCTGTCGTACCTCGGCTCGGAGGCCGGCAACACCCTCACGGTGATCGCCGTCACCCTGCTGGCCTGCGTGGCTCTGCTGCTGGTGCCCCGGCTGCCGATGTGGCGTCAGGCGGTCTTCCTCGCCGTGGCCGTCTCGCTCCAGTCGCTGGTGTTCCTGGCCGTCACCGAGTCGGTGGACCGTACCCGCCCGGACGTGCAGCGCGTCGACGACTCCCCGCCCACGTCCAGCTACACCTCCGGCCACACCGGCGCGGCGACCGCGCTCTACGCCGGACTCGCGGTGCTCGTGCTGGCCCGGGTCCGCAGGCCGTGGCGGTGGCCGCTGGCCGGGCTGCTGTTCCTCGTGCCGCTGGCCGTAGGCGTCGCCCGCCTCTACCGGGGCATGCACCACCCCACGGACGTGATCGGCGGACTGGCCAACGGCGCCCTGTCCCTGCTGATCGTCGGCCGTGCCCTGTTCACCGACGGGTCAGTGGCCGCCGTCCCCTCGCCGCGGACCGGGCCCGACGACGCGACCGCCGGGGCCCGGGAGCGCGAGCCCGGCAGCACCGCCGTGATCTTCAACCCCACGGTGACCGGCGAAGCAGCCCTCGAGAAGCTGCGGCGGGTCCTCGAACAACACGGCCACCGCGCACCGGCGTTCATCGAGACCACCGCCGACGACCCGGGCACAGGCCAGGCGGCCGGTGCGGTCCGTGACGGAGCGACGCTGATCGTGGTCTGCGGCGGCGACGGAACCGTCAGGGCGGCCGCGGACGCCCTGGCCGGCAGCGGGGTACCGCTCGTCGTGGTCCCCTGCGGCACCGGCAATCTGCTGGCCCGCAACCTGGGCCTGCCGCTCAACCCTTCCGCCGCGCTCGACGCCGCACTGTCCGGCGCTCCCCGGCGCCTCGACCTCGGCCACATCGAGGGCGACGGTCTCGCCCCCACCCACTTCGCCGCGATGTCCGGGGCGGGACTCGACGCCGCGATGCTCGAACACACCGACGACCGTGCCAAGTCCGCCGTGGGCTGGCCCGCCTACGTGCTCGCCACCGTCGCCACGCTGCGCACGCCCCGGATGCGGCTGACGGTCCGGCTCGACGACGCACCCGTTCTGCACCGCACGGCCCGCATGGTGCTCCTCGCCAACGTCGGGACCGTACAAGGCGGTCTCACGCTCCTCCCGGCGGCCCGGCCCGACGACGGACTGCTCGATCTGCTGATCCTCGACCCTCGCGGCCCCGGCGGATGGATGCGCGCGGTGGGCGTACTGATGCGCGGCCGCAGCCGGAACTCGCGGCCCGCCACCGTCGACCACCTCGTGCCCGAGGGCACCGGCACGAAGGGCGTACCGGTGGAGTTCCTCACCTTCCGGCGGGCCGAACTCACCTTCGCCGCACCGCAGTCGCGTGAACTCGACGGTGACCCGGTGTCCCACGGCCGACGTCTCACCGCCGAGGTCAGGCCCGGCGCGCTGACCGTCCTGCTGCCCACCAGGGGGAAGTGA
- a CDS encoding hydrophobic protein, with the protein MIPLILVLLLALILFGAGFALKALWWIAVIVLVVWLVGFLARSTGAGGKRGRWYRW; encoded by the coding sequence ATGATTCCCCTGATACTGGTTCTGCTGCTCGCCCTGATCCTCTTCGGCGCCGGGTTCGCCCTGAAGGCCCTGTGGTGGATCGCCGTGATCGTCCTGGTCGTCTGGCTGGTCGGATTCCTCGCCCGCTCCACCGGAGCAGGCGGGAAGCGCGGCCGCTGGTACCGCTGGTAA
- the alc gene encoding allantoicase has protein sequence MTAIPSFTGDANPYGGGDPYADYRTADFPFAQYADLADRRLGAGVIAANDEFFADRENMLVPGPAEFVPEHFGHKGKIMDGWETRRRRGASAEHPWPTAEDHDWALVRLGAPGVVRGIVVDTAHFRGNYPQAVSVEGVSVPGSPSPEELLADDVKWTTLVPRTKVGGHAANGFEVSLEQRFTHLRVNQHPDGGIARLRVYGEVVPDPEWLAALGTFDVVALENGGRAEDASDRFYSPASNTIQPGRSRKMDDGWETRRRRDQGNDWIRYRLVARAEIRALEIDTAYLKGNSAGWATVSLRDGESGEWTEIVPRTRLQPDTNHRFVLPTPAAGTHARVDIYPDGGISRLRLFGSLTEEGAGELAARHRGLGG, from the coding sequence GTGACCGCGATTCCGAGCTTCACCGGCGACGCGAACCCCTACGGAGGCGGTGACCCGTACGCGGACTACCGCACCGCGGACTTCCCCTTCGCCCAGTACGCCGACCTCGCCGACCGCCGCCTCGGGGCCGGGGTGATCGCCGCCAACGACGAGTTCTTCGCCGACCGCGAGAACATGCTGGTGCCCGGGCCCGCCGAGTTCGTGCCCGAGCATTTCGGCCACAAGGGCAAGATCATGGACGGCTGGGAGACACGGCGTCGGCGCGGCGCGTCCGCCGAGCACCCGTGGCCGACGGCCGAGGACCACGACTGGGCGCTGGTACGGCTCGGCGCGCCGGGTGTCGTACGCGGCATCGTGGTCGACACCGCCCACTTCCGCGGCAACTATCCGCAGGCCGTGTCGGTGGAGGGCGTATCGGTGCCCGGCTCACCGTCCCCCGAGGAACTGCTGGCGGACGACGTGAAGTGGACGACGCTCGTACCCCGCACGAAGGTGGGCGGCCACGCGGCGAACGGCTTCGAGGTGTCCCTCGAACAGCGCTTCACGCACCTGCGGGTGAACCAGCATCCCGACGGGGGGATCGCGCGTCTGCGGGTGTACGGCGAGGTGGTCCCGGACCCGGAGTGGCTGGCGGCGCTGGGCACCTTCGACGTGGTCGCCCTGGAGAACGGCGGCCGGGCCGAGGACGCGTCCGACCGCTTCTACTCACCGGCGTCGAACACCATCCAGCCGGGGCGCTCCCGCAAGATGGACGACGGGTGGGAGACGCGTCGCCGCCGCGACCAGGGCAACGACTGGATCCGCTACCGGCTGGTGGCGCGGGCGGAGATCCGGGCGCTGGAGATCGACACGGCGTATCTCAAGGGGAACAGTGCGGGGTGGGCGACGGTGTCGCTCCGGGACGGCGAGAGCGGTGAGTGGACGGAGATCGTCCCGCGGACCCGCCTCCAGCCCGACACCAACCACCGCTTTGTTCTGCCGACCCCGGCGGCGGGCACGCACGCGCGCGTGGACATCTATCCCGACGGCGGGATCTCACGGCTGCGGCTGTTCGGCTCTCTGACGGAGGAGGGGGCGGGGGAACTGGCGGCTCGGCATCGGGGGTTGGGGGGCTGA
- a CDS encoding SDR family oxidoreductase — MKTSYGPLNGKVALVTGGSRGIGAATALRLAQEGADVAVTYVNGKEAAQDVVRAVEALGRRAVALRADSADAVEAAGSVERTAEMLGGLDVLVNNVGVGVLGPLAGLTLADVDRVLAVNVRGVFLVSQAAAGRMTHGGRIITIGTCMTQRVPGPGGTLYAMSKSALVGLTKALARELGARGITANIVHPGPIDTDLNPADGPYAPAQSALTALGRFGRTEEVATTVAHLATADYVTGAEYSVDGGHAA, encoded by the coding sequence ATGAAGACTTCTTACGGACCCCTGAACGGCAAGGTCGCGCTGGTTACCGGCGGCAGCCGCGGCATCGGAGCGGCGACGGCGCTGCGGCTCGCCCAGGAGGGCGCGGACGTGGCCGTCACCTACGTGAACGGCAAGGAGGCGGCGCAGGACGTCGTACGGGCTGTCGAGGCGCTGGGACGCCGTGCGGTGGCCCTGCGGGCGGACTCGGCGGACGCGGTGGAGGCAGCCGGGTCGGTGGAGCGTACGGCGGAGATGCTCGGTGGCCTGGACGTGCTGGTGAACAACGTGGGCGTCGGCGTCCTCGGACCGCTGGCGGGCCTAACCCTTGCGGACGTCGACCGCGTGCTGGCGGTGAACGTGCGCGGCGTGTTCCTGGTCTCCCAGGCAGCCGCCGGGCGCATGACCCACGGCGGCCGGATCATCACGATCGGCACCTGTATGACCCAGCGGGTGCCCGGCCCCGGCGGCACCCTGTACGCGATGAGCAAGTCGGCCCTGGTGGGTCTGACAAAGGCGCTGGCCAGGGAACTGGGCGCCCGCGGAATCACGGCGAACATCGTGCACCCCGGCCCGATCGACACGGACCTCAACCCGGCCGACGGCCCGTACGCCCCCGCCCAGTCCGCGCTGACCGCCCTGGGCCGCTTCGGCCGCACGGAGGAAGTGGCGACAACCGTCGCCCACCTCGCGACGGCCGACTACGTCACAGGCGCCGAATACTCCGTGGACGGAGGCCACGCGGCGTAA